A single Prevotella sp. E15-22 DNA region contains:
- the tig gene encoding trigger factor, producing the protein MNIKFESADKINGLMTITIEQADYQEAVDKKLKEYRKKAQVPGFRPGMVPMGLIKKQYGTAVKVDEVNRILGEKLYDYVRENKIQMLGEPMPNEKKQQPQDLQGDGPFEFVFDIAVAPEFKATLNGKDKIDYYTIKVDDKLIDDQVQMYASQAGEFVEAQEWSGNDTLKGDLRQLDANGNTLEGGVTTEGGMIMPSYIKGEDEKKKFEGCKPGDIITFNPKKAYPDNDAEVAALLKVDKEQVKDLESDFSFQVTEIRHYQPAAVDAKLFEKVFGEGVKDEADFRQRIADNAKVQLAANSDYKFLQDVRKHVEKKVGELQFPEALLKRVMLNNNKDKGEEFVEKNFKASIDELKWHLIKEQLVAAAEIKVEEADLKAVAKDAIRAQFAQYGMTNVPDDILENYAAEQMKKRENVDNLVDRAVDVKLTAALKGIVKLNEKEVTLDEFNKMMQEA; encoded by the coding sequence ATGAATATCAAATTTGAAAGTGCCGATAAGATTAATGGTTTGATGACTATTACCATTGAGCAGGCCGACTATCAGGAAGCAGTTGACAAGAAGTTGAAGGAGTATCGCAAGAAGGCTCAGGTGCCTGGTTTCCGTCCTGGAATGGTACCTATGGGTCTGATTAAGAAGCAGTATGGCACAGCCGTGAAGGTTGACGAGGTAAACCGCATTCTTGGTGAAAAACTCTACGACTATGTTCGTGAGAACAAGATTCAGATGTTGGGCGAGCCTATGCCCAACGAGAAGAAGCAGCAGCCTCAGGATTTGCAGGGCGATGGTCCCTTCGAATTCGTATTCGATATTGCTGTAGCTCCCGAGTTTAAGGCTACTTTGAATGGAAAAGATAAGATTGATTATTACACCATCAAGGTTGACGATAAGCTGATTGACGATCAGGTGCAGATGTATGCTTCGCAGGCAGGTGAGTTCGTTGAGGCTCAGGAGTGGAGCGGTAACGATACCTTGAAGGGCGACTTGCGTCAGCTTGATGCCAATGGTAATACACTGGAAGGTGGTGTTACCACCGAGGGTGGCATGATCATGCCTTCATATATTAAGGGTGAGGATGAGAAGAAGAAGTTCGAAGGCTGCAAGCCTGGCGACATCATTACCTTCAACCCCAAAAAGGCTTATCCCGATAATGATGCTGAGGTGGCTGCCCTGCTTAAGGTAGATAAGGAGCAGGTGAAGGACTTGGAGAGCGATTTTAGCTTCCAGGTGACCGAGATTCGTCATTACCAGCCCGCGGCTGTTGATGCTAAGCTCTTCGAGAAGGTGTTTGGCGAGGGCGTTAAGGATGAGGCAGACTTCCGTCAGCGCATTGCTGATAACGCTAAGGTTCAGTTGGCTGCCAACAGCGATTATAAGTTCCTGCAGGATGTTCGTAAACATGTCGAAAAGAAAGTTGGTGAGCTTCAGTTCCCCGAGGCTCTTCTGAAGCGTGTAATGCTGAATAATAATAAGGATAAAGGTGAGGAGTTTGTTGAAAAGAACTTCAAGGCTTCTATCGACGAACTGAAGTGGCACCTTATCAAGGAACAGTTGGTTGCTGCTGCTGAAATTAAGGTCGAGGAGGCTGATTTGAAGGCTGTGGCTAAGGATGCTATCCGTGCTCAGTTCGCTCAGTATGGCATGACTAATGTTCCTGATGATATCTTGGAGAACTATGCAGCTGAGCAGATGAAGAAGCGTGAGAACGTAGATAACCTTGTTGATCGCGCTGTTGATGTGAAGCTTACTGCAGCCCTGAAGGGTATTGTTAAGCTGAATGAGAAGGAGGTTACTCTGGATGAATTTAATAAGATGATGCAGGAGGCGTAA